The region TGACTCGTTCAAATTAAATCAACAAAGCTCTCGACACACTAACGCCGTTCACTTTAGACTGTAcgaattaaataaactaaatgtgtTACCTGATCAACGTTCAACgcccaacaaacacacacacaaaacactgctTTGAAGAACGTCGTTGTTTCCTAGTGATGAAACTTTTTTTGACATCACTTCCGTATTCGCCTCACGTGAATTTTTTTAGGGCTGCAATGTTGTCAAATTTGTATCAactaacaaatacataaaaattaattaagtaaatataagattataaaaaataaataaagtaaaaaaataatgaaataaaatcggtaaaaaaaataaaataaatcacatattAAACGTATTCCATATCAATCTTGAGATCACTGTCTATTTCTTATCCCAAGTCTAATAAACAGAGATTCCTCtcattttgtgaataaaataatgtatacGAATTTGCTCTCAATGTGCAGTTTGCAATGATTACTCAATTTAAGTGTGTGTGCCAATTATTGTTCACAAGAGGGCGCTGTAATATATGTTAGACCCTGTTGGTCATATCAGttctgaccatagactgtataaaaacggtTCTGACCCTGGTATCAAACTTAATTATTAGAACCATTTCTACTGGCAATATGATAGTACTGTTATTCATAACAGTATAaggttttttttcagttcaacatttataattgtcctgtaaaataatttatttggaactgtaatttatttgtgaTAAAGAATAAAGGAATGCATAATTAGGTGGGCGTGTAATTCTGAAAGGGGCGTGGCGTTCCTGCTGCGGTTTGATTTAAAGATCTTGAGCAGCATGAGACATGAAGCCCATAAAGCATAATCAATCTCAGACGTGTGTACTGCTGCAGCGGTTGTGTGCGCGATGTCAAACGGGGACAGGGTGGTTTTAGCGCTCGGTGGAGCTGGAACTGTCGGCTCCGGGATAGTGAAAGCTCTCCTGGACAGAGGTAAGAGCATATGAAGTATTtacactaaatatatataatagtaagcatttatttttatttaaaaaatcggAAATATTAtttgtagcaacagtaactatttattattaggatattattattattattattattattattattattattattattattaagcaaatAAGAAAACGCCCTCAACTGCCCAGCTCTGAGAACATATCCCTTAAAATTCTATTTATAAGTTTAAAATTTGATTTAAGATTCAGTGCAGTTATGATTAGGAAAACAATGATATATCCACCACTATTAGATGTTTTTAGTTTAAATTCAGATCTCAAATTTGATTTAGTAATTTAATTCTAAACTGATTAAACTATTTCTTTctttaacttaaaatgaaaaaatacaattctttgcataaatgtattttttgaaaGTTCTGCATTGCATGTGTGGTAACTATGCAAACACACATTTAGGTTTCAAGGTTGCAGTGATCTCCAGAGACAGCAGCAAGTTGGAAAAACTCAAGGACTTTGTTTCACCTAGCACAAAAAGTAACCTGACCACTTTAGTGGGGAACGTTGGTAAgtattttttgcatgtttttattttttatcttttcaaCTCTAGGTCTCATTGATTTTGGATTGACTGTGACTGATGAAATACTCTGCTAATCTCTCAGGCTCAGAAGAAGGAGTAGAGGAGGTGAAACAGGCCTTGCTCAAGTCTGTGGGTAAGATCACAGATGTGGTGTCCTCTCTGGGCTTTAGCTGGTGGCAGGGAGGTCCACCTCACACCCAACCCCTCAAAGAACTGCATTGGGTGAGAGAGCAGCTTATACCCTTGCAACCCCACTACAATAGTAATCTCAGTATTGATCCCTTTCAGCGATTCTTTACACTTGCTTATATGACACACAACATTTTGCCATCCTCATTTTGAGTTATAATGCAGCTCTCATCCTTGGGTCTGCTTCTCCAAATGATCCCTCATCACTTGATTGTTCAAAACACTTTGTTTTTGATCAACAGGTTATTGAGACTCTGCTTTTCAGCACCTTTGTGTCTTGGAAAGCGTTCTTTCCCCTGGTGAGAGATGATCCTAACTGCACCTACACGTTCATCACAGGTACATCATTCTTTGCCCTCCAAAACatatatttggttaaaatgatgtagttatatgtggaaaataattgtgtgtatataaatgagcatttaaaaaaatctaattcatcaCTCAGCAAATTAAAGACAcaaatcaataaaacaaaatcaatggTCAGATAGGTGGTTACATTTTTAGGAACGGCAACAATgcatatatttttcaaattaaaggttctttatgttTCCATGAAGAACATTTACCATTCATGGTACTCCTTTTATTGCACAACAGGTTTGTTAGGAAACAATTTAGTCAGGTTATTAAAATGATCTTTACACTACGGTTCTTTTGAGAGCTGTTTGCCAtcgctgcaaaaaataaataaataaaagaaataaaaatgaaagacagaaagagtAAAAACATTTGGAACCTGAAGAATATTTATCCTCCATGGTGGAACCTTTCcaattgacattttttatttagtagaaACGGTTTTGTCTGGTTAAGACCAGTGAAAGAAATAGAAGAAAATGGAACatacatgtgaccctggaccacaacaccattcataagggtcaattttcatTTATCATATgacatctaaataaataaaccttccaTTGATGcatgtttgttaggataggacaatatttggttgagatacaactatttgaaaaacctggaatctgagggtgcaaaaaacaaaaaatctaaatattggaaAATCGCCTGAccagaaaagtaaaaaaagcaatttatattactaatcaaaaaagtaagttttgatatatttatggtaggaaatttacaaaatatcttcatggaacatgatctttacttaatattcgtatgatttttggcataaacgaAAAAACGCTTATTTCCACCGacagtgtattgttggctattgctacaatataccccagcgacttaagactggttttgtgctccagggtcacatatacataTGGATGTACACATATTTTCAGAGAGAGATTTCTATGAGAAgatgaaaaaacatttaaaaatgtaaatagaatTTAATGGTCAGTGAATTTTCTCAGTCCATTGACCATTAAGCAAGCAGATGTGGCAAAAAAAGTGAAAGACTTCCCCTGCTTATCCAGGAGGTGCTGGAGAGAAGTTGCTCATGCCGGGCACAGGGTTCCTGACCGTGGGGGCAGCCAGCGCTCTGGCGTTCTGTCAGGTTCTGCGTGAGGAGTATCCAGATGTGCCATGCAAACTCAACCAGGTGTGTCTCAGCAAACTCTCCTCAACACAACGACAAGCTCATGAGTTTATATTCTGGCCATGACATGCACACTCGCTTTAGACATTCTTAATTAAATATCATGAAAGTATTTCCTCGTATTTTTTCCTCTCTGATGTCTTTCTTTAATATATCCTCCAACAGGTGAAAATCAATACGGGTGTGGCAGCCCCAGACCGAATGGCCCCTGGATACCTGAACCACTTGGATTTAGGGGAAGCCATGGCTATGCTGATAGAGCGCCGCAACACGTCCCACACCGTCTTCCCCGTTAACTGTCCTGCCGATCTAAAAACTGTTATCTTGGAGGGCAGTCTGTAAGCAAGGCCCATCAGATTTTCCTCTGTATTAACTTCATCCTGTTAGTATGCGTGTATTGTTTAATTGCATGTCAACAAAACATTTCTGTATTGCAAATCCCCAGCTTTGTCATAGTACAGTCATAGCCTTGAAATACTCATTGTGCTCAGAACGAATCAATATAATAAGCAGTGGAATGGCACAGATGCTTTGGAGTGCGGCGGAGCGTAAACGCAGCCCCAGATATGTAAGCTTGACATGGAAGAAGAGAGACACGTGTGAGAACGGATGTAAAAACAAACTTGGTCTTTTCCGCGGTTAGAGAAAGTAAAAAAACATGGCAGGTTGTTGGCACACTTGCATCCCCGTAGCGTGACTCCCTGCCCTTGTTCACTCAAAACTTATCTGGCTGTTGCTTCCATGGCTCCAATTATTCCCAGCCGTGTGGCCCGTAATAAGTGTGTGAAGGGGGCAAGGGGTTTAGAAATGGCTGGCCTTTAAACTGGATGACTTTGTTTGTTGTTATCATGATATTTGCATAAACGCTTTAGTGATATGAATGTAAATTTGCTATTAAAAGAATCTGTGAAGAAAGGAATGGAGGTGAGAAGGCTGTGGTTTTGCTTTGCATCAGCTTCTTAAAGAGATAGCTTGCTtaaaatggaatttttttttaaccttcatgtcattccaaacatgtatgacttacattc is a window of Carassius carassius chromosome 23, fCarCar2.1, whole genome shotgun sequence DNA encoding:
- the si:dkey-238o13.4 gene encoding uncharacterized protein si:dkey-238o13.4; translated protein: MSNGDRVVLALGGAGTVGSGIVKALLDRGFKVAVISRDSSKLEKLKDFVSPSTKSNLTTLVGNVGSEEGVEEVKQALLKSVGKITDVVSSLGFSWWQGGPPHTQPLKELHWVIETLLFSTFVSWKAFFPLVRDDPNCTYTFITGGAGEKLLMPGTGFLTVGAASALAFCQVLREEYPDVPCKLNQVKINTGVAAPDRMAPGYLNHLDLGEAMAMLIERRNTSHTVFPVNCPADLKTVILEGSL